A segment of the Leptospiraceae bacterium genome:
AACCCACGAACAAAAGCAAGAAATCATTCAAAAATTTTCAAGGCACGACAAAGATACGGGATCGCCTGAGGTTCAAATTGCCCTTTTAACAGCAAGAATCAAAGACTTAACGGAAAATCATTTTAATGTTCATAAAAAAGATCATCATTCAAAAAGAGGATTGCTAAAATTAGTAAGCCAAAGAAAACGTCTATTAAGCTATCTACATCGAACTGATCCTGCAAAATACCGAGAAATCATAAAAGAATTGAATTTAAGAAGGTAAGAAGGTATCGATGAATATTGACGAAAAATATGATGTAGTTTCAAGCGAAGAATACTCAGATGAAATTCCAGATAGTGGTGAGAATATTCCTAAAATTTCTAATTCAAATTTGTTTTTAGAAAAAAAATTCGTCACTTTATCTCAGCCTTGGGAAGATCAAGAAATCACAATTGAAACAGGAAATTGGGCAAAGCAAGCACACGGAGCCGTAGTATATCGTTGTGGAAAATTGGTGTTGTTGGCAACCGTTTGTGCTGAAAAAGAACCTCAAGAAGGACAGGACTTTTTCCCATTAACTGTGGAATATAGAGAGAAGTCTTATGCAGTAGGAAAGTTTCCAGGTGGATTTGTCAAAAGAGAAAGTAAGCCATTGGATCACGAGATATTAATTTCTCGATTGATCGATCGACCTATTCGTCCTTTATTTCCCGAAGGTTATTTTTGCGAGGTTCAGTTGCTTGTAACTGTGCTTTCGGCAGACCCTGAACGTTCATTAGAAGGACATGCCATAACTGCGGCATCAGCGGCGATTCAAGTTTCGGACATTCCTTTTCATGCACCGGTGGCGGGTGTAGTAGTAGGATATAAAGACGGAAAGTTTTACTGTGATCCAAAGCGAGAAATTCTCATAGAAGGTGAAATGGAGTTGGTCGTGGCAGGAACTGAAAGTGCTGTAACGATGATAGAAGGAGAGGCAAAAGAAGTTCCCGAAGACATACTCCTAAAAGCCATTGAATTTGCTCATGAAAAAATCAAAGAAAAAATCCAAATCCAAAAACGCCTAGTTCAAGAACTCCAACCAAAAAAAAGAGAAATCTCATTGAAATTACCCGATGCAAATCTCAAAAAGCTTGTGTATGATTATGCCTACGAGCAAGTTTACCAAGCAAACAAGACAAAAGATAAAAAAGAGCGAGCAAGAAAAATTGAAGAAATCAATAAACAAACCTTAGATTATATACTCCGTTCGAATTATGTGACTCAAAACCAACTCCAAGCTGACTCGGTTCTAAAAGAAGCAAAAAATTTTCTTCACGAGCTCGAATATGACGTAGTTCGAAGAACCATCTTTGAAGAAGGAATTCGAGCTGACGGTAGAAAAGTAGATGAAATCCGAGAAATTCAAATTGAAATAGATGTTTTACCTTCAACGCATGGTTCAGCGGTTTTTACCCGTGGACAAACCCAATCTCTGGGGGTAGTCACATTAGGTGCAGGTGATGACTTTCAATTGGTAGAAACTGTGTATGGTGAAGAAATCAAAAAGTTCATGTTGCATTATAACTTTCCGCCCTTTTCTACGGGTGAGGTAAAACGCTTAGGTCCACCTGCAAGAAGAGAGATTGGGCATGGACACTTAGCGGAAAGAGCCCTCAAAGCAGTAATACCAAATCAAGAAGAATTTCCTTACATCATTAGGGTTGTATCGGAAATTTTGGAGTCTAATGGTTCTTCATCAATGGCGAGTGTTTGCTCAGGCTCATTGGCACTGATGTGCGCAGGAGTTCCCATCAAACGTCATGTAGCTGGAATAGCTATGGGACTCATCAAAGACGATGAAACAGGAAAATATCTAATTCTTTCTGACATTGCAGGAATAGAAGATCATTTCGGAGACATGGACTTTAAAATTGCAGGGACGAGAAGGGGGGTAACTGCACTTCAGTTAGACATCAAAACTGAGGGTCTATCTTTGCAGATCTTAAAAGATGCTATTGAACAAGCAACCCGAGGAAAAAACTATATTTTAGACAAAATGGAAGAAGTGATCTCAAAACCTCGAGAGCAATTGGCACCAACAGCTCCATCCATTTTGTCTGTGCAAATTGACGTTGAAAAAATCGGTGAGTTGATCGGACCTGGCGGTAGAATCATAAAAAGCATTATCGAAAGAACAGGTGCGGATGTGTGGGTAGAACAAGATGGGAAAGTCATGATATCAGCATCGAATCAAGAATCTGCCCTAAAAGCAAAACAAATCATTGAAAACATGTTCAAAAAGATAGAGGTAGGTCAAATATTCAAGGGAGTTGTAAAACGTATCACTGATTTTGGAGCTTTTATCGAAATCATGCCCGGAAAAGAAGGTTTATTACACATTTCCAAAATGTCGCCACACCGCATAAGTTCAGTTCGAGAAGTAATGGATGTAGGGGATGAGGTTTCAGTCGCTGTTCTTGATATAGACAACACTGGAAGAATAAGTCTCATCATTAAAGACCTGCACGAAAAGAAAGAAGACAAAGGTCCCAAATCAACAACACCCAACAGACCCCCAAGAGTAGATAAAAGATATCGCTATTGATGAAAATAAAAGTATTTTGTGAAAAGGGAGCTCGACTCCCCGAGAAAGCAACTTCTGCAGCAGCTGCTTATGATGTTCGTGCGTTTTTGCCGTTCGACCAAGAAATCATCTTGGAACCAGGAGATTGGTTTTCTGTTCCCACGGGCTTGTATTTTGAGATTCCACAAGGTTATTTTCTATCTGTGCGACCTCGCTCAGGTTTGGCAAATCAATATGGTGTGACACTTTTGAACTCTCCTGGAACTATTGACTCTGATTATCGAGGAGAACTGAAAATTATTATGATAAACTTGGGAAAACAAACCTTTCGTATTCGCAATCATGAACGTATTGCCCAAATCATTGTTGAAAAAGAGATTCCCTTTAAATGGGAGGTAGTTTCTCGTAAATCCGATTTATCTCCTTCTATTAGAGGAGAGGGTGGTTTTGGAAGCACAGGCTTAGCATGATTTTACTTTAACATCTTTATAAATTTTTTCAAAGAAATTCTTGCACCAGCGGCATGTGGATGTCCACCACCTCCTAAGAACGTAGCTACCTCTTGAGCATTTACTTTTGAACCCTCGACGCTTCGAAAACTAAGCTTTACTTCTTCCCCAGTGATATAATAAACACACCCTAAACCATCGTATTTTTTGGCGAGTTCGTTACCTAATTCTGATAAATAAGTATTAGAATTCACTGCAGGGATGCGAAATCTTTTTCTTAAAAAACCTCCAAACTCAAGCCAAATAGGTTCAATTTTTTTCAGGGTTTGATCTATGCTGGAGTCAATATATTCTTTAATACCTAAACCTTTTTCATATAGAGATGAAATCGGTTCTTCTATTAGATTTAAGAGTTCCTGTGGTTTATCTAAAACCTTCGAAAAAAGATAATAACAGACAATATCCGTCTCTGGATACTCTTTCTTCCAGAGATCTCGATCTTCGATGATTTTTATTAACTTTGGCACATCACCGAATAAATAATCCCAACTTAAATAAGCCGCAGAATGTTGTAAGTTGAATATACTTTCAAAATTGGAGTATGCTTTTTCTAAAGCTTCAATCTCATCTTTGGCTGTAATATGATGATCGATGTGAATGACTCGATTTCCGTTAAGAAGGAGTTTTTCAAAATCAGATCTTTTCAATGAAAAATCTACTACATAAATGGTATCATTTTTTGTAGATAGAATTTCTTCAATCTCATCTTGAGAATATCCATGACTGATCGGAAATACACGAACATTTTCGAATTTTTTTACGACAGCTGATGCTGAAGCCGTCCCATCCAGACAATGCTTATGAAACAAAACCCACATAACAATAATATATATAAAATTATCGACAAATTTGAAACATCACATCAATTTTCTTTGAATTAGTTTGAAGTCTGATATGAAACCGATTAAGTTTGTTTAGTTAAAAGAAATTTTTTATCGGAGAGAGGTTAAAAATTTTTGTAAGAAGTAAAATTTTATATACAAAAAACTAGAAGTTATATT
Coding sequences within it:
- the rpsO gene encoding 30S ribosomal protein S15, which codes for MITHEQKQEIIQKFSRHDKDTGSPEVQIALLTARIKDLTENHFNVHKKDHHSKRGLLKLVSQRKRLLSYLHRTDPAKYREIIKELNLRR
- the pnp gene encoding polyribonucleotide nucleotidyltransferase gives rise to the protein MNIDEKYDVVSSEEYSDEIPDSGENIPKISNSNLFLEKKFVTLSQPWEDQEITIETGNWAKQAHGAVVYRCGKLVLLATVCAEKEPQEGQDFFPLTVEYREKSYAVGKFPGGFVKRESKPLDHEILISRLIDRPIRPLFPEGYFCEVQLLVTVLSADPERSLEGHAITAASAAIQVSDIPFHAPVAGVVVGYKDGKFYCDPKREILIEGEMELVVAGTESAVTMIEGEAKEVPEDILLKAIEFAHEKIKEKIQIQKRLVQELQPKKREISLKLPDANLKKLVYDYAYEQVYQANKTKDKKERARKIEEINKQTLDYILRSNYVTQNQLQADSVLKEAKNFLHELEYDVVRRTIFEEGIRADGRKVDEIREIQIEIDVLPSTHGSAVFTRGQTQSLGVVTLGAGDDFQLVETVYGEEIKKFMLHYNFPPFSTGEVKRLGPPARREIGHGHLAERALKAVIPNQEEFPYIIRVVSEILESNGSSSMASVCSGSLALMCAGVPIKRHVAGIAMGLIKDDETGKYLILSDIAGIEDHFGDMDFKIAGTRRGVTALQLDIKTEGLSLQILKDAIEQATRGKNYILDKMEEVISKPREQLAPTAPSILSVQIDVEKIGELIGPGGRIIKSIIERTGADVWVEQDGKVMISASNQESALKAKQIIENMFKKIEVGQIFKGVVKRITDFGAFIEIMPGKEGLLHISKMSPHRISSVREVMDVGDEVSVAVLDIDNTGRISLIIKDLHEKKEDKGPKSTTPNRPPRVDKRYRY
- the dut gene encoding dUTP diphosphatase, which translates into the protein MKIKVFCEKGARLPEKATSAAAAYDVRAFLPFDQEIILEPGDWFSVPTGLYFEIPQGYFLSVRPRSGLANQYGVTLLNSPGTIDSDYRGELKIIMINLGKQTFRIRNHERIAQIIVEKEIPFKWEVVSRKSDLSPSIRGEGGFGSTGLA
- a CDS encoding DHHA1 domain-containing protein, encoding MWVLFHKHCLDGTASASAVVKKFENVRVFPISHGYSQDEIEEILSTKNDTIYVVDFSLKRSDFEKLLLNGNRVIHIDHHITAKDEIEALEKAYSNFESIFNLQHSAAYLSWDYLFGDVPKLIKIIEDRDLWKKEYPETDIVCYYLFSKVLDKPQELLNLIEEPISSLYEKGLGIKEYIDSSIDQTLKKIEPIWLEFGGFLRKRFRIPAVNSNTYLSELGNELAKKYDGLGCVYYITGEEVKLSFRSVEGSKVNAQEVATFLGGGGHPHAAGARISLKKFIKMLK